Proteins from a single region of Fodinibius sp. Rm-B-1B1-1:
- the sucD gene encoding succinate--CoA ligase subunit alpha has translation MSVLVGNDTRLVVQGITGSEGSFHTEQMIEYGTNVVAGVTPGKGGQKHLDLPVYNTVADAVQEENANTSVIFVPPAFAGDAISEAAFSGIKTIICITEGIPVKDMVTAKQIVNSHGATLIGPNCPGVITPGEAKIGIMPGSIFTAGKVGLISRSGTLTYEAVDQLTKAGLGQSTAIGIGGDPVIGTTHTDAVKLFEKDDDTEAIVLIGEIGGTAEEEAAAYIQENIDKPVVAFIAGSTAPPGRRMGHAGAIISGGEGGADAKKKALRDAGVTVVDSPAEIGSTLKELLKTA, from the coding sequence ATGAGCGTACTTGTAGGTAACGACACTCGATTAGTTGTACAAGGAATTACCGGTAGTGAAGGAAGCTTTCACACCGAACAAATGATTGAATACGGCACCAATGTTGTAGCCGGTGTAACACCTGGAAAAGGTGGACAAAAACATCTTGATTTACCCGTTTACAATACGGTAGCTGATGCTGTTCAAGAAGAAAATGCCAATACGTCGGTTATTTTTGTGCCTCCAGCTTTTGCCGGAGATGCTATTTCGGAAGCTGCGTTTTCCGGCATTAAAACCATTATCTGTATCACCGAAGGCATACCGGTTAAAGATATGGTTACGGCTAAACAAATTGTTAACAGCCACGGAGCTACGCTCATTGGTCCAAATTGCCCCGGTGTTATTACACCTGGCGAAGCCAAAATAGGAATTATGCCCGGCAGCATTTTCACCGCTGGCAAGGTAGGACTCATCTCCCGTTCCGGAACACTAACTTACGAAGCTGTTGACCAGCTTACGAAAGCCGGCCTCGGACAAAGCACGGCTATTGGAATTGGCGGCGACCCTGTGATTGGAACGACACACACCGACGCGGTAAAACTTTTTGAAAAAGATGACGACACCGAAGCAATTGTACTGATTGGTGAGATCGGCGGAACCGCTGAGGAAGAAGCAGCAGCCTATATCCAAGAAAATATCGACAAACCGGTTGTCGCATTTATTGCAGGTAGCACAGCTCCTCCCGGCCGTCGTATGGGACATGCCGGCGCTATTATTTCCGGTGGCGAAGGCGGTGCCGACGCCAAGAAAAAGGCCCTCCGTGATGCGGGTGTTACCGTTGTTGATAGTCCCGCTGAAATTGGGAGCACGCTTAAAGAATTGTTAAAAACAGCCTAA